A portion of the Streptomyces sp. NBC_01335 genome contains these proteins:
- a CDS encoding DedA family protein → MFESVGALTSSPWVYLVVGLSVLLDVFLPVLPSGVLVITAATAAAAGSTTVAGAPGAATHAAPSLFFLALSAAAASVLGDLVAYRLAWRGGERLDRAIARSRRLTSAQERLGAALNRGGGALVVIARFAPAGRSVVSLGAGAAHRKVKEFLPWSAVAGVAWAGYSVGLGYFGGQWLGATWFGTAISVLALFVAGGLAAFVMRRPAAAAQQALAEAAASAAPAPAGLTPAP, encoded by the coding sequence GTGTTTGAGAGTGTGGGTGCGCTGACAAGCAGCCCATGGGTCTACCTCGTGGTGGGCCTCTCGGTGCTCCTGGACGTGTTCCTCCCCGTCCTCCCCAGCGGTGTCCTGGTGATCACCGCGGCCACCGCCGCCGCCGCGGGTTCGACCACGGTCGCGGGTGCTCCCGGCGCGGCGACCCACGCGGCGCCGTCCCTGTTCTTCCTCGCACTGAGCGCGGCGGCCGCCTCCGTCCTCGGCGACCTCGTCGCGTACCGCCTCGCCTGGCGCGGCGGCGAACGGCTGGACCGCGCCATCGCCCGGTCCCGGCGCCTCACCTCGGCGCAGGAGCGTCTGGGTGCGGCGCTCAACCGCGGCGGCGGCGCGCTCGTCGTGATCGCGCGGTTCGCCCCGGCGGGCCGGTCCGTGGTCTCGCTCGGCGCGGGCGCGGCGCACCGCAAGGTCAAGGAGTTCCTGCCCTGGTCGGCCGTGGCGGGTGTCGCCTGGGCCGGTTACAGCGTCGGGCTGGGTTACTTCGGCGGCCAGTGGCTGGGCGCGACCTGGTTCGGCACGGCCATCTCCGTACTCGCGCTCTTCGTCGCGGGCGGCCTGGCGGCGTTCGTGATGCGCCGCCCGGCGGCTGCGGCCCAGCAGGCGCTGGCCGAGGCGGCTGCCTCGGCCGCCCCGGCTCCCGCCGGTCTCACCCCGGCCCCCTGA
- a CDS encoding DUF2277 domain-containing protein — translation MCRSIKTLRPPALPEEATEEDMRAAALQFVRKVSGFRAPAAHNQEVFDRAVEEITAATHRLLDGLEVRGAHTAAHG, via the coding sequence ATGTGCCGCAGTATCAAGACGCTCCGACCGCCGGCCCTCCCCGAGGAGGCCACCGAAGAGGACATGAGAGCCGCCGCCCTGCAGTTCGTACGCAAGGTGTCCGGCTTCCGTGCCCCCGCCGCGCACAACCAGGAGGTGTTCGACCGGGCCGTGGAGGAGATCACGGCCGCCACGCACCGGCTTCTCGACGGCTTGGAGGTGCGGGGCGCCCACACGGCCGCGCACGGCTGA
- a CDS encoding alkaline phosphatase D family protein — protein sequence MAGLRLGPLLRYVDHSSGTTATVWVEADRPCTVTVRCEDGASGSSPTFAVSGHHYALVVVDGLTPGTTTAYEVLIGERSVWPPAGSPFPPSTITAPEPADRAPRAPLRVAFGSCRWAAPPGGGSPFAAGSPLRPQGDDPIGPDALDALAARLATDPTAVRPDVLLLLGDQIYADETSGATQRWIAGRRDLREPPGPEVADYEEYTHLYDESWRDPEVRWLLSTVPSCMIFDDHDVVDDWNTSASWRTDMRATSWWHERIVSGLMSYWVYQHLGNLSPAELESDPLYAEIRSAADGTEALRRFAATADADPSGVRWSYRRDFGRVRVLVVDSRAARVLGEQHRAMLDPGEAQWVREAALDAPGSYDHLLIGTSLPWLLPPLIHDAEAWDAALCRGVRGGPDGRWARFGEKLRRAADLEHWAAFPESFRELTDLVREAGGGPGAPATVCVLSGDVHHAYVAEPRWATGGPEARVFQLTCSPVHNSIPALMRVGFRFGWSRAGTWLGSLLARHGRTAEPPVRWRRSGGPWFGNQLMTLTLTGRSARLDLVRARETGDTAEPRESRESAPPTGGVRLETVMERSLTEGV from the coding sequence ATGGCAGGGCTCCGCCTGGGACCGCTGCTTCGGTACGTGGACCACTCGTCCGGGACCACCGCCACCGTCTGGGTGGAGGCCGACCGGCCGTGCACGGTCACGGTGCGCTGCGAGGACGGGGCGTCCGGAAGCTCGCCGACGTTCGCCGTGTCCGGCCACCACTACGCCCTCGTGGTCGTCGACGGGCTGACCCCGGGCACGACCACCGCGTACGAGGTACTGATCGGCGAACGGAGCGTGTGGCCGCCGGCCGGCTCACCGTTCCCACCCAGCACGATCACCGCCCCGGAACCCGCCGACCGGGCCCCGCGGGCCCCGTTGCGCGTCGCCTTCGGATCCTGCCGGTGGGCGGCTCCGCCCGGTGGCGGCAGCCCCTTCGCGGCGGGCTCTCCACTGCGACCGCAGGGCGACGACCCCATCGGCCCGGACGCACTCGACGCCCTCGCCGCCCGGCTGGCGACCGACCCCACCGCCGTACGCCCGGACGTCCTGCTGCTCCTCGGCGACCAGATCTACGCGGACGAGACCTCCGGGGCCACCCAGCGATGGATCGCCGGGCGGCGCGACCTGAGGGAACCGCCGGGACCCGAGGTCGCGGACTACGAGGAGTACACCCACCTCTACGACGAGTCGTGGCGCGATCCCGAGGTGCGCTGGCTGCTCTCCACCGTCCCCAGCTGCATGATCTTCGACGACCACGACGTCGTCGACGACTGGAACACCAGCGCATCGTGGCGGACGGACATGCGGGCCACCTCCTGGTGGCACGAGCGGATCGTCAGCGGGCTGATGTCGTACTGGGTCTACCAGCACCTCGGCAACCTCTCCCCCGCCGAGCTGGAGTCCGACCCCCTGTACGCGGAGATACGTTCCGCCGCGGACGGCACCGAGGCGCTGCGCAGGTTCGCGGCCACCGCCGACGCGGACCCCTCCGGGGTTCGCTGGAGCTACCGGCGCGACTTCGGCCGGGTGCGGGTCCTGGTGGTGGACAGCCGCGCCGCCCGGGTCCTCGGCGAGCAGCACCGGGCGATGCTCGACCCCGGGGAGGCGCAATGGGTCCGCGAGGCGGCGCTGGACGCGCCGGGTTCGTACGACCACCTTCTGATCGGGACCTCGCTGCCGTGGCTGCTCCCGCCTCTGATCCACGACGCGGAGGCGTGGGACGCGGCGCTCTGCCGGGGTGTGCGGGGTGGGCCGGACGGCCGCTGGGCCCGGTTCGGCGAGAAGCTGCGCCGCGCGGCGGACCTGGAGCACTGGGCCGCGTTCCCCGAGTCGTTCCGGGAGCTGACGGACCTGGTACGGGAGGCGGGCGGTGGTCCGGGGGCCCCGGCGACCGTGTGTGTGCTCTCCGGCGATGTGCACCATGCGTACGTCGCCGAGCCCCGGTGGGCCACGGGTGGGCCGGAGGCCAGGGTGTTCCAGCTGACCTGCTCGCCCGTCCACAACTCGATTCCGGCCCTGATGAGGGTCGGCTTCCGGTTCGGCTGGAGCCGGGCCGGGACGTGGCTGGGCTCGTTGCTGGCCCGGCACGGGCGTACCGCCGAACCGCCGGTGCGGTGGCGGCGGTCCGGCGGCCCCTGGTTCGGGAACCAGCTGATGACGCTCACCCTGACCGGCCGGAGCGCGCGGCTGGATCTGGTGCGGGCGAGAGAGACGGGGGATACGGCGGAGCCCAGGGAATCGAGGGAATCCGCACCTCCCACCGGCGGCGTCCGACTGGAAACAGTCATGGAACGTTCGCTCACCGAGGGGGTGTAG
- a CDS encoding flavoprotein — protein sequence MTTLYLFCSAAPPVFDVLRVVRNVQARGWDVCLGLTPTAARWLAPQLPALEEATGHPVRSEYKMPGDPDVWPPADVILVAPATFNTLNQWALGITSTFVVGVVAEGSGKDIPIVAMPCANAAYVRHPQFGRSLETLREAGVNVLFGPGGFEPNRPGEGRPEEFPWTSALDTVDSVVSSAP from the coding sequence ATGACGACTCTGTACCTGTTCTGTTCTGCTGCCCCTCCGGTGTTCGACGTATTACGTGTAGTGAGAAATGTGCAGGCGCGCGGCTGGGACGTCTGCCTGGGCCTCACGCCGACGGCCGCGCGATGGCTGGCACCCCAACTGCCCGCACTGGAGGAGGCGACCGGGCATCCGGTGCGCTCCGAGTACAAGATGCCCGGTGATCCGGACGTATGGCCCCCGGCGGATGTGATTCTCGTCGCGCCGGCCACCTTCAACACGCTCAACCAATGGGCGCTCGGCATCACTTCGACCTTCGTCGTCGGAGTGGTCGCCGAGGGCTCCGGCAAGGACATACCGATCGTGGCCATGCCGTGCGCAAACGCCGCCTACGTGCGACATCCGCAGTTCGGACGGTCTTTGGAGACTCTCCGCGAGGCGGGCGTGAACGTGCTCTTCGGGCCCGGCGGATTCGAGCCGAACCGGCCGGGCGAGGGGAGACCCGAGGAGTTTCCGTGGACATCGGCGCTCGATACCGTGGACTCGGTTGTCAGTTCGGCGCCGTAA
- a CDS encoding DUF7144 family membrane protein, with protein MTQSASTPGGARETTDGTGGPGRTGGPGREPGGGGRSPQSGGQWAAAGTMFAGVLLLVDGVLGILKGVSGIATDDVFARINHYVFKFDLTAWGWIHLALGVILVIVGWFILKGAGWARGAGVALAAINLIANFLWLPYAPLTALISIGIDAVVIWALCTDRRGAVI; from the coding sequence ATGACGCAGTCGGCATCCACCCCCGGAGGAGCGCGGGAGACGACGGACGGGACGGGGGGACCGGGGCGCACCGGCGGGCCCGGCCGTGAACCGGGCGGGGGCGGGAGGAGCCCGCAGTCGGGCGGGCAGTGGGCCGCGGCGGGAACGATGTTCGCGGGCGTACTGCTGCTCGTGGACGGTGTGCTCGGCATCCTCAAGGGCGTCTCGGGCATCGCCACCGACGACGTCTTCGCACGCATCAACCACTACGTCTTCAAGTTCGACCTGACCGCGTGGGGCTGGATCCACCTGGCACTCGGGGTGATCCTCGTCATCGTCGGCTGGTTCATCCTCAAAGGCGCCGGCTGGGCGCGCGGGGCGGGCGTGGCGCTCGCCGCCATCAACCTGATCGCGAACTTCCTCTGGCTGCCCTACGCGCCCCTCACCGCCCTCATCTCCATCGGCATCGACGCGGTGGTCATCTGGGCCCTGTGCACGGACCGGCGGGGCGCGGTGATCTGA